Proteins encoded within one genomic window of Geotalea daltonii FRC-32:
- the ccsA gene encoding cytochrome c biogenesis protein CcsA: MAPLESIFVWISLCGYGIISSLYIYAFVFRKENILQKIIYPIAAVFLIHTASIIARYVAVGNLPWAGDYESATAGSWFVVLFTIIFIWKHRSLSAIGVGTIPFSLLLFGFGVMRSPQLIPMSVSLKSFWLGIHVLFAWLAFGAFAIAFGLGIIYLLKEKNPRKEFYAKFPDLPMLDELMFKYVVFGFITDAVMIPSGAIWAKDLWGNYWSWDPVETWSLVTWLIYGCAIHLRLTMGWRGRRLAWIVIWALAGMVITFFGINFFVTSSLHLFRAMQGQ; the protein is encoded by the coding sequence GTGGCACCTCTTGAATCAATCTTTGTCTGGATATCCCTCTGTGGTTACGGAATCATCAGTAGCCTGTACATTTATGCCTTCGTCTTCAGGAAAGAAAACATCCTCCAGAAGATCATCTACCCCATTGCTGCGGTATTTCTGATCCATACAGCCTCCATCATCGCCAGGTATGTTGCTGTCGGGAACCTGCCGTGGGCAGGGGATTACGAATCGGCAACGGCAGGTTCCTGGTTCGTGGTGCTGTTTACCATCATCTTTATATGGAAACATCGCAGCCTCAGTGCCATCGGCGTCGGCACTATTCCGTTCTCCCTGCTCCTGTTCGGTTTCGGTGTCATGCGTTCTCCCCAACTCATTCCCATGTCGGTTTCTTTGAAGTCTTTCTGGTTGGGAATCCATGTTTTATTTGCCTGGCTGGCTTTTGGCGCTTTTGCCATCGCCTTCGGCCTGGGAATTATCTACCTTCTTAAGGAGAAGAACCCCCGGAAGGAGTTTTACGCAAAATTCCCCGATCTGCCGATGCTTGATGAATTGATGTTCAAGTATGTGGTCTTCGGCTTCATAACCGATGCCGTGATGATCCCGTCCGGAGCTATCTGGGCCAAGGATCTGTGGGGGAACTATTGGTCATGGGACCCGGTTGAGACTTGGTCATTGGTGACATGGCTGATATATGGTTGCGCCATTCACCTGCGTCTCACCATGGGGTGGCGAGGCCGCCGACTGGCCTGGATCGTTATTTGGGCATTGGCTGGAATGGTCATTACCTTTTTCGGCATCAATTTCTTTGTCACATCGAGCCTGCACCTCTTCCGTGCGATGCAGGGGCAGTAG
- a CDS encoding cytochrome c biogenesis protein ResB produces the protein MLKNLLAALKSLKVTAALIIALAMLCLLGITVPQKSILGREAYLAWQQDHPTLVALLETFNLTEFHSSPLMMTLWVLFFGNLLLVMIDRLPGIWKLCREVRLPDNAGFVQSYRCSAELKGASLDNIASVLDSHGYRVMRDGAALAGIRNRYAPLATLLFHLSFLLLLAGGVLTIYTKFRAEVDLAVGEQFDGNYKQIFTRPKFGTVPSSKFTVTAVKPTYYNQAVPVDLAVDLETRQGRKSISINRPYYDGRLSFLIKTVDVAPLFVVQDSAGKEIDGVFVKLKILNGDEDGFSLQGYTVRARFHTDIVAEQSRTRGLSSNLPQALKQQPNDSSSKQTREIVNPAMTLSLEKDGQRLQTVTLRPHESVLFGNGQRLVWQDYTYWINFYVGQERGLMIIYAAFVLMTIALVIRFGFYRRDIRALAEEETVFLAGRSEYFPVMFREEFAGLKAAMQFSGTIEVQDEP, from the coding sequence GTGCTGAAAAACTTACTTGCAGCCCTCAAGTCTTTGAAGGTCACTGCCGCACTGATCATTGCACTGGCGATGCTCTGCCTGTTGGGAATCACAGTGCCCCAGAAGTCCATTCTCGGCAGGGAGGCGTACTTGGCATGGCAGCAGGATCATCCCACTCTGGTCGCCTTGCTTGAGACCTTCAATCTCACGGAGTTCCACTCTTCCCCCCTGATGATGACCCTGTGGGTGCTGTTTTTCGGAAACCTCCTGTTGGTCATGATCGACCGGCTGCCTGGGATCTGGAAACTCTGCAGGGAGGTGCGGCTACCTGATAATGCCGGGTTCGTGCAAAGCTACCGCTGTTCCGCTGAACTGAAAGGTGCATCGCTCGATAATATTGCATCGGTTCTGGACAGTCATGGCTATCGGGTGATGCGTGACGGCGCGGCGTTGGCCGGCATTCGTAATCGCTATGCCCCACTGGCCACTTTGCTGTTCCACCTGAGTTTTCTGCTGCTGCTGGCGGGAGGGGTGCTAACAATCTATACCAAATTCCGCGCCGAGGTTGATCTGGCTGTCGGAGAGCAGTTTGACGGGAATTATAAACAAATTTTTACACGCCCCAAATTCGGCACCGTGCCGTCCTCGAAATTCACCGTAACCGCTGTGAAACCGACCTACTACAATCAGGCGGTGCCGGTTGACCTGGCAGTTGATCTGGAGACCCGTCAGGGAAGGAAGAGCATCAGCATCAATCGCCCTTACTATGATGGCCGGTTATCCTTTCTCATCAAGACTGTCGATGTCGCCCCTCTTTTTGTCGTTCAGGATTCTGCCGGCAAAGAGATCGACGGTGTGTTCGTCAAACTCAAGATTCTGAACGGTGATGAAGATGGCTTTTCTCTGCAAGGGTATACCGTCCGCGCCCGGTTCCATACCGACATTGTCGCCGAGCAGAGCCGGACAAGGGGCCTGTCGTCAAACCTGCCCCAGGCGCTGAAACAGCAGCCGAATGACAGCTCATCCAAACAGACCAGGGAAATCGTCAATCCAGCAATGACACTCTCCCTTGAAAAAGATGGGCAGAGGCTGCAGACCGTAACCCTCCGCCCCCATGAGTCCGTCTTGTTTGGCAACGGGCAGCGCCTGGTATGGCAGGACTACACCTACTGGATCAATTTTTACGTTGGGCAGGAAAGGGGGCTCATGATAATTTACGCCGCTTTCGTGCTCATGACCATTGCGCTGGTCATCCGTTTTGGCTTCTATCGCCGTGATATTCGAGCCCTGGCAGAGGAAGAGACGGTATTTCTTGCCGGCCGGTCCGAGTACTTCCCGGTCATGTTTAGGGAAGAGTTCGCCGGACTTAAGGCGGCAATGCAGTTTTCCGGAACAATAGAGGTACAAGACGAGCCATGA
- a CDS encoding B12-binding domain-containing radical SAM protein, with product MKLILVSPPFGEKGQKSKGLPIAPPVLEYLAGLTLQVRPDVTVELVDANKEQFNPDQADADLISFTVLTPQAPWVYRMADRLRQMGRQVLLGGIHVTALPDEAGRHADAIVLGEAEEIWGALLDDAEKRRLKPVYQGGFPELKGLSRPITNLWKTNYVYGYFQTSRGCPHRCTFCSVHEFFGGRVRTRPIDEVVAEIAQSKRRLFWGIDDNVWGVNMDYTIELYLEMGKSLRGKSWFGSGDLVSVDHPRAGELLTNARKAGLTAVLVGWESNNIGSLEEYKAVTKQGRQRRDAIKKIRDHGIEVMLFMMIGGRQDRREDYEGILKLCDELKVSAHPVMTTPFPGTQLYELYKPYLVPGLDWDSFDGNHAVFTHDDPLMSIDYREEAIVKLRAELFTIPRILGRIPQISWRGFPMSHITSWMIQYPQGRAFTQFAREREALKKTEAPG from the coding sequence ATGAAGCTGATTCTTGTCTCACCCCCATTCGGTGAAAAAGGGCAAAAATCGAAAGGCCTTCCCATTGCGCCGCCGGTGCTGGAATATCTTGCCGGGCTGACCCTGCAGGTTCGTCCGGACGTGACGGTTGAGCTGGTAGATGCCAACAAGGAGCAGTTCAACCCGGACCAGGCCGATGCCGACCTGATCAGTTTCACGGTGCTTACCCCCCAGGCTCCCTGGGTCTATCGCATGGCTGACCGGCTGCGCCAAATGGGGCGGCAAGTGCTCCTTGGCGGCATACATGTGACGGCACTGCCCGATGAGGCGGGTCGCCATGCCGATGCTATTGTCCTTGGCGAGGCTGAAGAGATCTGGGGAGCGCTTCTGGACGATGCTGAGAAGAGGCGATTGAAGCCGGTATATCAGGGCGGATTCCCGGAGCTGAAGGGGCTCTCCAGGCCAATCACCAACCTGTGGAAGACCAACTACGTTTACGGCTATTTTCAGACTTCCCGCGGCTGTCCCCATCGCTGCACCTTCTGCTCGGTTCACGAATTCTTCGGCGGCCGGGTGAGAACCCGCCCGATTGACGAGGTGGTTGCCGAGATTGCCCAAAGCAAACGGCGCCTGTTCTGGGGGATCGACGACAACGTCTGGGGTGTCAACATGGACTATACCATCGAGCTCTACCTGGAGATGGGGAAGAGCCTACGGGGCAAGTCCTGGTTCGGCTCAGGCGACTTGGTTTCGGTGGACCACCCCCGGGCAGGCGAGCTTTTGACCAATGCCCGCAAGGCCGGCTTAACGGCGGTGCTGGTGGGCTGGGAATCCAACAACATCGGCAGCCTGGAGGAGTATAAGGCGGTCACCAAGCAGGGGCGACAGCGGCGGGATGCCATTAAAAAAATCCGGGATCATGGCATCGAGGTCATGCTCTTCATGATGATCGGCGGCAGGCAGGACCGGCGCGAGGATTACGAAGGCATACTCAAGTTGTGCGATGAACTGAAAGTCTCGGCCCATCCGGTTATGACCACTCCGTTTCCAGGGACACAGCTGTACGAGCTGTATAAGCCGTATCTTGTTCCCGGCCTCGACTGGGACAGCTTTGACGGCAATCATGCCGTATTTACCCACGATGACCCACTGATGAGCATCGACTACCGGGAAGAGGCGATCGTCAAGCTGCGGGCCGAGCTTTTCACCATTCCACGAATTCTGGGACGTATCCCACAGATCTCCTGGCGCGGTTTTCCCATGTCCCACATCACTTCGTGGATGATACAGTATCCCCAGGGGCGGGCATTTACCCAGTTCGCACGGGAGCGGGAAGCACTGAAGAAGACCGAGGCACCGGGATAG
- a CDS encoding spermidine synthase — protein MLDKRKISAIVLGASFFSGAAALIYEVVWSRAMSLVLGSTVYALSTMLATFMAGLAVGGFIGGRLGDRMDPVKALGLCEIGIGIGGIASIPIIHALPELYARMYQSLHLNPPLFFTVQIALCALVMFWPALLMGATFPLVTKSITGELSEVGRKIGIAYGTNTLGAVFGSLSAGFFLIPTLGIKGATFLPAGINVILGIVLLLTARSGLRPAIGIFTLFLAVAAWSAETKERTTLVNFYTANRGSSWAELPLVQSPFLESARVFHEENASGSVRAFRMPDGNLMLQVGGKIEGTLQPDIANTRLLAYLPLAAHTEPQKALIIGLGAGITVAAAKGHVPVTDLVEINPAVVRAVAHHGKKGLLDGVKVIVNDARQFLTMNDVRYDVISSEPSYPTESEVASLFSSEYYRIAAGRLNEGGVYCQWLPYYVLANDDVTMMIKTFATAFKHVMLWKVPESLDLIMLGRNIPFERGEGEIRERVHRMAGEDLDFVLSRTPEQVAELVKDGRIPINTDDRPILEFLLARNFLMGDIARIERDENH, from the coding sequence ATGCTTGATAAAAGGAAGATCAGTGCCATTGTCCTTGGTGCATCTTTTTTTTCCGGGGCTGCGGCGCTGATTTACGAGGTGGTCTGGTCACGGGCTATGTCGCTGGTACTGGGGAGCACCGTCTACGCCCTCTCAACTATGCTTGCCACCTTTATGGCCGGACTGGCTGTTGGAGGGTTCATCGGCGGGCGTCTCGGAGACCGGATGGACCCCGTGAAGGCGCTTGGCCTCTGCGAGATCGGTATCGGTATAGGCGGGATCGCCAGCATTCCTATTATCCATGCGCTGCCGGAGCTTTACGCAAGGATGTACCAGTCACTTCACCTGAATCCTCCCCTGTTTTTCACGGTCCAGATTGCCCTCTGCGCTTTGGTAATGTTCTGGCCGGCGCTTCTCATGGGGGCGACCTTCCCCCTGGTGACCAAAAGCATCACCGGTGAGCTTTCCGAGGTGGGGCGGAAGATCGGCATCGCCTATGGCACCAACACCCTTGGGGCGGTGTTCGGTTCCCTGTCTGCAGGGTTTTTCCTTATTCCCACGCTTGGAATCAAAGGGGCAACCTTTCTGCCGGCAGGAATCAACGTGATTCTTGGCATTGTTCTCCTGTTGACGGCACGTTCAGGCTTGCGCCCGGCGATTGGGATATTTACGCTCTTTTTAGCCGTGGCGGCCTGGAGTGCCGAGACGAAGGAACGAACCACCCTGGTCAATTTCTACACTGCCAATCGGGGTAGTAGTTGGGCGGAGTTGCCATTGGTGCAGAGCCCCTTTTTGGAATCTGCCCGGGTTTTTCATGAGGAAAACGCCTCCGGTTCGGTAAGGGCCTTCAGGATGCCGGACGGGAACCTGATGCTGCAGGTCGGTGGAAAAATCGAAGGAACACTCCAGCCCGATATCGCTAATACCCGCCTCCTTGCTTATCTTCCCCTTGCGGCCCACACCGAACCCCAAAAGGCTCTCATCATAGGTCTTGGGGCTGGCATTACCGTAGCCGCTGCCAAGGGGCATGTACCGGTAACGGACCTGGTGGAAATAAATCCGGCGGTGGTCAGGGCAGTGGCCCATCACGGAAAAAAAGGGCTGCTTGACGGGGTAAAGGTCATTGTCAATGATGCGCGACAATTTCTTACGATGAATGATGTCCGATACGACGTTATCTCCTCCGAACCGTCTTATCCCACCGAATCAGAGGTGGCGAGCCTCTTCAGCAGCGAGTATTACCGTATCGCGGCCGGCAGGCTGAATGAGGGAGGAGTATACTGCCAGTGGCTTCCCTATTACGTGCTTGCCAATGACGATGTGACGATGATGATCAAAACATTTGCCACGGCATTCAAGCATGTGATGCTCTGGAAGGTGCCTGAATCACTTGATCTGATAATGCTTGGCCGGAATATCCCGTTTGAGCGCGGAGAGGGGGAGATCAGGGAACGAGTTCACCGTATGGCCGGTGAAGATCTTGACTTTGTCCTGTCCCGGACTCCGGAACAGGTGGCAGAGCTGGTCAAAGACGGGCGTATACCTATAAACACCGATGACAGGCCAATTCTGGAGTTCCTTCTGGCCCGTAATTTTCTTATGGGGGATATTGCCCGTATAGAAAGAGACGAGAACCATTGA
- a CDS encoding ABC transporter permease, whose amino-acid sequence MLLRILKSSFLKRPKAVLFLLLSITMGAAVATAFLGIYGEVSHKMALELRSYGANILVEPSVTDDGGELVEADLKNIKTVFWKYNITGFAPYLFGIVELEAAGRKERGVVSGTWFAKELQVEGAEPSTQGVRQIAPWWEIAGEWPQAADEAIVGVSLAKRFALNPGSEIIARKDGRSRRFKISGIVTTGGYEEEQLFAPLATVQGLLAKEGRISRVLVSALTVPMDEFGSRDPATMNKLEYEKWYCTAYVTSVAKNVEEVMTGSRAKPIWQIASAEGSLLKKFNLIIILLTSLALAASAIAVSTSLMASMAERQTEVALMKTLGADRFQVIAIFIGEILIISVIGGLLGYLLGDQLAELISRVVFNSKIKSPLWLFPTAILSAFAVAVAGSVAPLQRALLIKPVQVIKG is encoded by the coding sequence TTGCTCCTGCGCATACTGAAAAGCTCGTTTCTCAAACGGCCAAAGGCGGTATTGTTCCTGTTGCTCTCCATAACCATGGGCGCTGCCGTGGCAACAGCCTTCCTTGGTATTTACGGAGAAGTATCCCATAAGATGGCCCTTGAGTTACGCAGCTACGGCGCCAACATCCTCGTGGAACCCTCCGTTACCGATGATGGGGGGGAACTGGTCGAGGCCGACCTGAAAAATATCAAAACCGTTTTCTGGAAGTACAACATTACAGGCTTCGCACCATACCTCTTCGGTATCGTCGAGCTGGAAGCCGCCGGCAGAAAAGAACGCGGCGTTGTCAGCGGTACCTGGTTCGCCAAGGAACTGCAGGTGGAAGGGGCAGAGCCGTCAACCCAGGGGGTACGGCAGATTGCTCCCTGGTGGGAAATAGCCGGTGAATGGCCTCAAGCTGCAGACGAAGCAATAGTCGGCGTCTCCCTGGCAAAAAGATTCGCCTTGAACCCGGGGAGCGAGATCATTGCCCGAAAGGACGGCAGAAGCCGGCGGTTCAAAATCTCAGGGATCGTGACCACTGGCGGTTACGAAGAGGAGCAGCTCTTTGCCCCGCTGGCGACAGTGCAGGGACTGCTGGCAAAGGAAGGGCGCATCTCCAGAGTTCTGGTCAGTGCCCTGACGGTGCCCATGGATGAGTTCGGCTCCAGGGATCCGGCGACCATGAACAAGCTTGAATACGAAAAATGGTACTGCACCGCCTACGTCACCTCGGTTGCCAAGAATGTGGAGGAGGTAATGACCGGGAGCAGGGCCAAGCCGATCTGGCAGATAGCCAGTGCCGAAGGTTCCCTGCTTAAAAAATTCAATCTGATCATCATCCTTCTGACGTCCCTGGCGCTGGCGGCATCGGCCATTGCCGTCTCCACCAGCCTCATGGCATCGATGGCCGAAAGGCAAACGGAGGTTGCGCTGATGAAAACCCTTGGCGCTGACCGCTTCCAGGTAATCGCCATTTTTATCGGCGAGATTCTGATCATTTCCGTGATTGGGGGGCTGCTCGGCTACCTGCTGGGGGATCAGCTGGCAGAATTGATCAGCCGTGTGGTGTTCAACTCCAAGATCAAATCGCCTCTATGGCTTTTTCCCACTGCCATCCTGTCTGCGTTTGCCGTTGCCGTGGCCGGTAGCGTAGCTCCGCTGCAAAGGGCGTTGCTCATTAAGCCGGTGCAGGTAATAAAGGGGTGA
- a CDS encoding ABC transporter permease produces MSRKRWFFHVVTRSLAHRKGGTLLLLLVLAMASSLVTALGIVSFSMEKKIAEEIRRYGANLVVVGDSAGMEVGSGGMNFGMIAEPAYVAQGQVEQALLQDRTVRADYSPSLRGAFNLKGRNVAADGVEFSTVRRLFPWWRVSGGWPQAHECLIGNDIALRHSVKPGDELTLAGSAGNLVVRVAGIVSSGGEEDGLVFVNLQALQKALGVPGQVTAVRVLASASGEDLRRFAGNLQKRLNGAKVKEVRQVARTSESLLKKVQLLMLLVTAVVLTACGGSVAGTMGSSVLERGKEIGLLKAIGASRKEVLLLFGAESAFLGLVGGLAGYVAGYAIAILVTETVFSVAADFLPALFPVALAASCFLALLGSTGSMIAVYRLDPVCSLRGE; encoded by the coding sequence ATGAGCAGGAAACGCTGGTTTTTTCATGTGGTAACCCGCTCCCTTGCCCATCGCAAGGGTGGCACGCTGCTGCTGTTGCTTGTTCTGGCCATGGCATCGAGTCTGGTTACCGCTCTGGGGATTGTTTCCTTCTCCATGGAGAAAAAGATCGCCGAGGAGATCAGGCGGTATGGCGCCAACCTGGTGGTTGTGGGAGACAGTGCCGGAATGGAAGTGGGAAGTGGTGGCATGAATTTCGGTATGATAGCTGAACCGGCTTATGTGGCTCAGGGACAGGTGGAACAAGCCCTATTGCAGGATCGTACCGTACGGGCGGACTATTCCCCAAGCCTGCGGGGAGCTTTCAATCTTAAAGGCAGAAATGTTGCTGCGGATGGCGTTGAGTTTTCAACGGTACGCAGGCTCTTCCCCTGGTGGCGGGTGAGTGGCGGGTGGCCGCAGGCACACGAATGCCTTATCGGGAATGACATTGCCCTGCGTCATTCCGTAAAACCGGGTGATGAGCTGACTTTGGCGGGTTCGGCCGGAAATCTGGTTGTCAGGGTTGCGGGAATTGTCTCCAGCGGCGGCGAAGAGGATGGGCTGGTTTTTGTTAATCTGCAGGCCCTGCAGAAGGCGCTGGGAGTGCCCGGGCAGGTAACGGCAGTCAGAGTTTTGGCTTCGGCGTCGGGTGAGGATCTCCGGCGGTTTGCGGGCAACCTGCAGAAACGTCTGAATGGGGCTAAGGTGAAAGAGGTTCGCCAGGTTGCCAGGACCAGTGAGTCGTTGCTGAAAAAGGTTCAACTGTTGATGCTGCTGGTGACGGCGGTGGTGCTGACCGCCTGCGGCGGCAGTGTTGCCGGCACCATGGGCAGCAGTGTGCTGGAACGCGGCAAGGAGATCGGCCTGCTCAAGGCAATCGGCGCCTCCAGGAAAGAGGTCCTGCTGCTTTTTGGGGCAGAGTCTGCCTTCTTGGGTCTTGTTGGGGGTCTGGCAGGATATGTTGCCGGCTATGCCATTGCCATCCTGGTTACCGAAACGGTCTTTTCCGTGGCTGCCGACTTTTTGCCTGCCCTTTTCCCGGTTGCCCTGGCGGCCAGCTGTTTCTTGGCCCTCCTTGGCAGCACGGGATCCATGATCGCGGTTTACCGTCTCGATCCGGTTTGCAGCCTGAGGGGGGAATAG
- a CDS encoding ABC transporter ATP-binding protein has translation MKTESSIIKTVGLTRSYGEICALAPLDLQVTEGEWLTIMGHSGSGKSTLLNLLGGLDRPTAGTLLVDGENLLSLSEDQLARFRRESVGIIFQQHHLIPYLTSLENVMMAQYFHSIPDAVEASLALEKVGLGKRLANRPRELSGGEQQRVCIARAIINNPKLLLGDELTGNLDHKSTHLVMELLKELHETERFTLVLVTHNQEVAGWGQRTIFMDDGTVVKDVRQGRSN, from the coding sequence GTGAAAACTGAGTCTTCGATCATCAAGACCGTTGGATTGACCAGAAGCTACGGCGAAATTTGTGCCCTGGCGCCTCTGGATTTGCAGGTAACCGAGGGGGAATGGCTGACGATCATGGGGCATTCAGGGTCCGGTAAAAGTACTCTGCTGAATCTTTTGGGGGGTCTGGACCGCCCAACAGCCGGCACTCTGCTGGTTGACGGGGAGAACCTCCTTTCCCTCAGTGAAGACCAGTTGGCCAGGTTCAGACGGGAATCCGTCGGCATCATCTTTCAACAGCACCACCTGATTCCCTATCTCACCTCATTGGAAAACGTGATGATGGCCCAGTATTTTCACAGCATTCCCGATGCTGTTGAAGCCAGTCTGGCACTGGAAAAAGTGGGGCTGGGCAAGAGGCTGGCCAACCGGCCGAGAGAACTGTCCGGGGGGGAGCAGCAACGGGTCTGCATTGCCAGGGCTATCATTAACAATCCGAAGCTGCTCCTCGGCGACGAGCTGACCGGCAATCTCGACCATAAAAGTACCCATTTGGTTATGGAATTGCTGAAAGAACTTCATGAGACGGAACGGTTTACCCTGGTGCTGGTTACACACAATCAGGAGGTGGCCGGCTGGGGACAGCGGACCATCTTCATGGATGACGGCACAGTGGTAAAGGATGTGCGGCAGGGGAGGAGTAACTGA
- a CDS encoding DUF2318 domain-containing protein, with protein MPLLVKGLTLLILWGVLVVGLTRAFAARKSALTAGSVLGLITGTVAGFLLFGSFTGELPFAIIKSLVAVAFISLFIVAAFAWHKAPAPAITVFSPSLSDHPAVTAMAAFLTATVFAILAVFRLSNSGDNATVLAVGFILLAMVELWLVVYRLEPLLPSVLKMPRGGLPLLAVSLFLFIASSSPRLDLFSPLSMKVMKLIHDFVHQFFESMLIPDHPFFRTDVWDYIGMLFSNGVGFWGGLIIWFIPAALIAIAVFRQPLPSVAHVRQAATRRKLIAGHLRERRCLLFFPFFATILMAVAVYESGHPSVEYWDPKPIAVKADGAGTIHIPVKDGETDLKDGKLHKYIFLQGAKKVRFFVLYRSDELTVVLDACSICQPEGYGQSEGTVICYYCKTLIPLETVGKPGGCNPVPVSFTADAGGVHLSAVSLINTWNEQVQSAKKVPGGPE; from the coding sequence ATGCCGCTCCTTGTCAAGGGCTTGACCTTGCTGATTCTCTGGGGTGTCCTGGTAGTGGGCCTGACGCGGGCCTTTGCCGCGAGAAAGAGTGCGCTGACGGCCGGTTCCGTGCTTGGGCTGATTACCGGCACTGTTGCCGGTTTCCTGCTCTTCGGTTCTTTCACCGGCGAACTACCCTTTGCCATCATTAAATCTCTGGTTGCCGTTGCCTTTATTTCCCTTTTTATCGTAGCCGCTTTTGCCTGGCACAAGGCTCCTGCACCTGCGATAACGGTGTTCTCTCCTTCTCTGTCCGACCATCCTGCTGTCACCGCAATGGCAGCCTTTCTCACCGCTACGGTTTTTGCCATCCTGGCTGTCTTTCGTCTATCCAACAGCGGCGATAATGCCACAGTGCTTGCAGTAGGCTTCATTCTTCTGGCAATGGTGGAACTCTGGCTGGTGGTTTACCGGCTGGAGCCGCTCCTGCCATCGGTCCTCAAAATGCCCAGGGGGGGGCTACCCCTTCTGGCCGTCTCCCTGTTCCTGTTTATCGCTTCCTCTTCCCCCCGGCTCGACCTTTTTTCGCCCCTCAGCATGAAGGTGATGAAGCTTATCCATGACTTCGTCCACCAGTTTTTTGAATCCATGCTCATTCCGGACCATCCCTTTTTCCGTACCGATGTCTGGGACTATATAGGAATGCTTTTCAGCAACGGTGTCGGTTTCTGGGGGGGGCTTATCATCTGGTTTATTCCAGCGGCATTGATAGCAATTGCCGTATTCCGCCAGCCTCTCCCTTCGGTGGCCCATGTGCGACAGGCCGCCACACGCCGCAAGTTGATCGCGGGCCATCTCCGCGAACGGCGCTGTCTGCTCTTTTTTCCGTTTTTTGCAACTATATTGATGGCAGTTGCAGTATATGAGAGTGGCCACCCTTCTGTTGAATACTGGGACCCGAAGCCTATTGCCGTAAAAGCAGATGGTGCTGGGACGATTCACATCCCTGTCAAGGATGGTGAAACAGACCTTAAAGATGGGAAACTTCACAAATATATCTTCCTGCAGGGTGCAAAGAAGGTACGCTTCTTCGTCCTTTACCGTTCAGATGAACTGACCGTCGTCCTCGATGCCTGCTCCATCTGCCAGCCGGAAGGGTACGGACAGAGCGAAGGTACAGTCATCTGTTATTATTGCAAGACCTTGATCCCGCTGGAGACGGTGGGCAAGCCGGGAGGCTGTAATCCGGTACCAGTCTCATTCACCGCCGACGCTGGTGGTGTGCATCTTTCTGCCGTGAGTCTTATCAACACCTGGAATGAACAGGTTCAATCGGCGAAAAAAGTCCCAGGGGGGCCAGAATGA